The Stenotrophomonas maltophilia genome includes a region encoding these proteins:
- a CDS encoding DUF58 domain-containing protein has protein sequence MRPAPLLLALLLAWAALGGLVLGGLLPRWSWALAAVAIAVPALMDLWRQTRRPSPQIQRELPEALALGVRREAALRLQADASMTVQVFDLVPGGWPLESLPQRVRLKAGSASTLHYHLQPLQRGRFRFEGVHLRMRSPWRLWWQQRTLPPALDVRVYPNFVPLTRFALFSADQASRLVGAHVKRRRGEGTDFHQMREYRIGDSLRQLDWKATARARKLVSREYQDEKNQQLLLMLDSGRRMLASEGGLSHFDHALNASLVVAYLALRQGDAAGLFATGGERRWVAPQRGMGTVEHLLRASYDLQPRAVATDYLAAATEVSLRQRRRALVMLVSNVRDEDIEDLLAAVRLLQKRHLVCVASLRERELDAVLDEEVQSLEDAAQAGAAALYLQQRAKAHEALRSEKVMVLDVTADALPGALVERYLAVKREGLL, from the coding sequence ATGAGGCCGGCCCCGCTGCTGCTGGCGCTGCTGCTGGCCTGGGCCGCCCTGGGTGGCCTGGTGCTGGGCGGCCTGCTGCCGCGCTGGAGCTGGGCGCTGGCCGCGGTGGCGATTGCCGTGCCAGCGTTGATGGATCTGTGGCGGCAGACGCGGCGTCCATCGCCGCAGATCCAGCGTGAGCTGCCCGAAGCGCTGGCACTGGGCGTGCGCCGCGAGGCCGCGCTGCGGCTGCAGGCGGACGCATCGATGACGGTGCAGGTGTTCGACCTGGTCCCCGGCGGCTGGCCGCTGGAGTCGCTGCCGCAGCGCGTGCGCCTGAAGGCCGGCAGCGCCTCCACCCTGCACTACCACCTGCAGCCGCTGCAGCGCGGGCGCTTCCGCTTCGAAGGCGTGCACCTGCGCATGCGCTCGCCGTGGCGGCTGTGGTGGCAGCAACGCACGCTGCCTCCCGCGCTGGACGTGCGGGTCTATCCGAACTTCGTACCGCTCACCCGCTTCGCCCTGTTCAGCGCCGACCAGGCCTCGCGGTTGGTCGGTGCACACGTGAAGCGCCGCCGCGGTGAAGGCACCGACTTCCACCAGATGCGCGAGTACCGCATCGGCGACAGCCTGCGCCAGCTGGACTGGAAGGCCACCGCGCGTGCGCGCAAGCTGGTCTCGCGCGAGTACCAGGACGAGAAGAACCAGCAGCTGCTGCTGATGCTCGACAGTGGCCGCCGCATGCTGGCCAGCGAAGGCGGGCTCTCGCACTTCGATCATGCATTGAATGCCTCGCTGGTGGTGGCCTACCTGGCGCTGCGCCAGGGCGATGCTGCCGGCCTGTTCGCCACCGGTGGCGAGCGCCGCTGGGTGGCACCGCAGCGTGGCATGGGCACCGTCGAGCACCTGCTGCGTGCCAGCTACGACCTGCAGCCGCGCGCGGTGGCCACCGACTACCTGGCCGCCGCCACCGAAGTGTCGCTGCGCCAGCGCCGGCGCGCGCTGGTGATGCTGGTCAGCAACGTGCGCGACGAAGACATCGAGGATCTGCTGGCGGCGGTGCGCCTGCTGCAGAAACGCCACCTGGTGTGCGTGGCCAGCCTGCGCGAGCGCGAACTGGATGCTGTCCTCGATGAAGAGGTGCAGTCGCTGGAGGACGCGGCACAGGCCGGCGCCGCGGCGCTGTACCTGCAGCAGCGCGCGAAAGCGCATGAAGCGCTGCGCAGCGAGAAGGTGATGGTGCTGGACGTGACCGCCGACGCCCTGCCCGGTGCACTGGTGGAGCGCTATCTGGCGGTGAAGCGCGAAGGGTTGCTCTGA
- a CDS encoding bestrophin family protein, with protein sequence MIIRPRPHGWQLLYILRGSIVKAIAPKVLAILILSIAVAAVVELAPPTGIERVSVTPFTLLGLVLSIFLSFRNSACYDRWWEGRKLWGQLVYESRSLARQVNLLLADDAGRRRRVAYLTTAFAHALAARLRGRIVALAALPWLDKRQREQLGQRENVPDALLAMIAAELAHALRAGQLEPILYTQLEERLHAMSSIQAGCERILTTPLPFAYTLLLHRCAWMFCVLLPFGLASSLGWGTPVLSAVLAYAFFGLDQLGEEMEDPFGLEPNDLPLDALVRTIEIDQLDALGERPLPEPLLPQGYLLQ encoded by the coding sequence ATGATCATCCGACCCCGTCCCCACGGCTGGCAACTGCTGTACATCCTGCGCGGTTCGATCGTCAAAGCGATCGCGCCGAAGGTGCTGGCCATCCTGATCCTGTCCATCGCCGTGGCTGCGGTGGTCGAACTGGCGCCCCCCACCGGCATCGAACGCGTGTCGGTGACCCCGTTCACCCTGCTTGGCCTGGTGCTGTCGATCTTCCTCAGCTTCCGCAACAGCGCCTGCTACGACCGCTGGTGGGAAGGACGCAAGCTGTGGGGCCAGCTGGTCTACGAATCGCGTTCGCTGGCGCGCCAGGTAAACCTGCTGCTGGCCGACGACGCGGGCCGTCGTCGGCGCGTCGCCTACCTCACCACCGCGTTCGCCCATGCGCTGGCGGCGCGACTGCGTGGTCGCATCGTCGCCCTGGCAGCACTGCCGTGGCTGGACAAGCGCCAGCGCGAACAGCTGGGCCAGCGCGAGAACGTGCCCGATGCACTGCTGGCGATGATCGCGGCCGAACTGGCGCATGCGCTGCGCGCCGGCCAGCTCGAGCCCATCCTCTACACCCAGCTGGAAGAGCGCCTGCACGCGATGTCGTCGATCCAGGCCGGCTGCGAGCGCATCCTCACCACGCCGCTGCCGTTCGCCTACACCCTGCTGCTGCACCGCTGCGCGTGGATGTTCTGTGTGCTGCTGCCGTTCGGCCTGGCCAGTTCGCTGGGCTGGGGCACGCCGGTGCTGTCGGCGGTACTGGCCTATGCCTTCTTCGGCCTGGACCAGCTGGGCGAAGAAATGGAAGACCCGTTCGGCCTGGAGCCGAACGACCTGCCGCTGGACGCGCTGGTGCGCACGATCGAGATCGACCAGCTCGATGCGCTCGGCGAACGCCCGTTGCCCGAACCCCTGCTGCCGCAGGGCTACCTGTTGCAATAG
- the aroE gene encoding shikimate dehydrogenase translates to MTDRYAVFGHPVAHSKSPQIHATFGRQEGIAVDYRAIDLAPDAFLAGLEAFAADGGVGANVTSPHKEAAFSVCTTLTARARRAGSVNTLLRKGDRWHGDTTDGIGLVRDLTDRHGLDLRGRRMLLIGAGGSARSVAPALLDAGITELVVVNRTPERADELIDAMGEPGRAISRYWEDLRDLGDFELIVNATSAGHDRDVEFKLPLSLVNSMTTAVDLNYGEAAIAFLAWARAAECRNTVDGLGMLVEQAAESFLQWHGVRPQTDEVYQSLRQGSAVLAGED, encoded by the coding sequence ATGACCGACCGTTACGCCGTCTTCGGACACCCCGTTGCCCACTCGAAGTCGCCGCAGATCCACGCGACGTTCGGTCGCCAGGAAGGCATCGCGGTGGACTACCGCGCGATCGACCTGGCCCCGGATGCGTTCCTTGCCGGCCTGGAGGCCTTCGCCGCCGACGGCGGTGTCGGCGCCAACGTCACCTCGCCGCACAAGGAGGCCGCGTTCTCGGTGTGCACCACCCTGACCGCACGCGCGCGCCGCGCCGGTTCGGTCAACACGCTGCTGCGCAAGGGCGACCGCTGGCATGGCGACACCACCGACGGCATCGGCCTGGTGCGTGACCTGACCGACCGCCATGGCCTGGACCTGCGTGGCCGCCGCATGTTGCTGATCGGTGCCGGTGGCTCCGCGCGCAGCGTCGCCCCGGCGCTGCTTGATGCCGGCATCACCGAGCTGGTGGTGGTCAACCGCACGCCGGAACGCGCTGATGAACTGATCGATGCGATGGGTGAGCCGGGTCGCGCGATCAGCCGCTACTGGGAAGACCTGCGTGATCTGGGTGACTTCGAACTGATCGTCAACGCCACCTCGGCCGGCCACGATCGCGACGTCGAGTTCAAGCTGCCGCTGTCGCTGGTCAACTCGATGACCACCGCCGTCGACCTCAACTACGGCGAAGCGGCGATCGCCTTCCTGGCCTGGGCGCGCGCCGCGGAGTGCCGCAATACGGTCGATGGCCTGGGCATGCTGGTCGAGCAGGCCGCTGAGAGTTTCCTGCAGTGGCACGGTGTGCGCCCGCAGACCGACGAGGTCTACCAGTCGCTGCGCCAGGGCTCGGCCGTGCTGGCCGGCGAGGACTGA
- a CDS encoding DUF1190 domain-containing protein, which produces MKRSRTTALLLMSAAPLLFTACQKEPEVKVQEGLYTSVEACTEATGDPSSCRNAFAEAQKQAADAAPKYASREACEKDYKPEQCVQQHTSAGTSFIGPMMMGFFMSQMLSNRGGLAPQAPASAPAYQDKNAGWARPAPGGTGGLNTASGIGAGKAGLAPVTSEPNRAVTASRGGFGNTSARRSSSGSYGG; this is translated from the coding sequence ATGAAACGTTCCCGCACCACCGCGCTGCTGCTGATGAGCGCCGCGCCGCTGCTGTTCACCGCCTGCCAGAAGGAGCCGGAGGTGAAGGTGCAGGAAGGCCTGTACACCTCGGTCGAGGCCTGCACCGAGGCCACCGGCGATCCGTCGTCGTGCCGCAATGCCTTCGCCGAAGCGCAGAAGCAGGCCGCCGATGCGGCGCCGAAGTACGCCAGCAGGGAAGCCTGCGAGAAGGACTACAAGCCGGAGCAGTGCGTGCAGCAGCACACCTCGGCCGGAACCTCGTTCATCGGCCCGATGATGATGGGCTTCTTCATGTCGCAGATGCTGAGCAACCGCGGAGGCCTGGCACCGCAGGCACCGGCGTCGGCGCCGGCCTACCAGGACAAGAACGCGGGTTGGGCGCGCCCGGCACCGGGTGGCACCGGTGGCCTGAACACCGCCAGCGGCATCGGCGCGGGCAAGGCCGGCCTGGCCCCGGTCACCAGCGAACCGAACCGTGCGGTCACTGCCAGCCGTGGTGGCTTCGGCAACACCAGCGCGCGTCGCAGCAGCAGCGGCAGCTACGGCGGCTGA
- a CDS encoding glutathionylspermidine synthase family protein, producing the protein MQRIRIAERAQWRARAEEAGFRFHTIDGQPYWDESAYYAFTLRQIEQDIEDPSAELHQMALDLVGDVIASERLMDQLAIPSHYRDWIADSWRQRQPHLYGRLDLAYDGTGPAKLYELNYDTPTSLFEASFFQWQWLEDQRNAGRLPQHADQFNAIHETLVERFGELATQLPPPLYFSAVGSSEEDRGTVDYLRDCASQAGLHGQAIAIEDIGLSEDGRFTALDDSVIGTLFKLYPLEDLMAEEFGRALPGSGVQLLEPAWKAVLSNKGILPLLWQRNVGHPNLLEAHFDDGSTLASGWVRKPLFSREGANIEMHLADGSTQRSDGPYDGPAIIQRAHPLTRFEGGYPLIGSWVVGDHACGIGIREDDSAITRDSARFVPHAIVDEAPTRIYV; encoded by the coding sequence ATGCAGCGCATCCGGATTGCCGAGCGTGCCCAATGGCGGGCGCGCGCGGAAGAGGCAGGTTTCCGCTTCCACACCATCGACGGCCAGCCGTACTGGGACGAAAGCGCGTACTACGCGTTCACCCTGCGCCAGATCGAGCAGGACATCGAAGACCCCAGCGCCGAGCTGCACCAGATGGCGCTGGACCTGGTCGGCGATGTCATCGCCAGCGAACGCTTGATGGACCAGCTGGCGATTCCGTCGCATTACCGCGACTGGATCGCCGACAGCTGGCGCCAGCGCCAGCCGCATCTGTACGGTCGCCTGGACCTGGCCTACGACGGTACTGGCCCGGCCAAGCTGTACGAACTGAACTACGACACGCCGACCTCGCTGTTCGAGGCCAGCTTCTTCCAATGGCAGTGGCTGGAAGACCAGCGCAACGCCGGTCGCCTGCCGCAGCACGCCGACCAGTTCAACGCGATCCACGAAACGCTGGTCGAGCGTTTCGGCGAACTGGCCACGCAGCTGCCGCCGCCGCTGTATTTCAGTGCCGTGGGCAGCTCCGAAGAAGACCGCGGCACCGTCGACTATCTGCGCGACTGTGCATCGCAGGCCGGCCTGCATGGCCAGGCCATCGCCATCGAGGACATTGGCCTGTCCGAGGACGGTCGCTTCACCGCGCTGGACGATTCGGTGATCGGCACGCTGTTCAAGCTGTACCCGCTGGAAGACCTGATGGCCGAGGAATTCGGTCGCGCGCTGCCCGGCTCGGGCGTGCAGCTGCTGGAGCCGGCGTGGAAGGCGGTGTTGAGCAACAAGGGCATCCTGCCGCTGCTGTGGCAGCGCAACGTGGGCCATCCGAACCTGCTGGAAGCGCATTTCGATGACGGCAGCACGCTGGCGTCGGGCTGGGTGCGCAAGCCGCTGTTCTCGCGCGAAGGCGCGAACATCGAGATGCATCTGGCCGATGGCAGCACCCAGCGCAGCGACGGTCCCTACGACGGCCCGGCGATCATCCAGCGCGCCCATCCGCTCACCCGCTTCGAAGGCGGCTATCCGCTGATCGGCAGCTGGGTGGTGGGTGACCACGCCTGCGGCATCGGCATCCGCGAAGACGACAGCGCGATCACCCGTGACAGTGCGCGCTTCGTGCCGCACGCGATCGTTGACGAGGCGCCGACGCGGATCTACGTCTGA
- a CDS encoding TolB family protein codes for MMRITPPLLVLAASLLSAPVAMALNEYGIEGMGVVSTRADEGRATISADGQRIVFARRSEAGWGLWEARVVDGRWQQAQALPVGVAGEARDPYFSRDGRWLLFAAGREGKLALYRAALAADGQLGSAQALGGDGGRREERGPALSADGQRLLFARQQGGGAGWDLFVATLDAQGLRGPATALSALNSADDETDGDWLGNDGAVVFSRGNGATAQVWSSGCAWSGAALQPLGLSFNQTGGWTGAPVIDNAKPGEMMVASSAARAPRAGGVDVYRLAVPKVAAVAGCVR; via the coding sequence ATGATGCGCATCACCCCGCCCCTGCTGGTGCTTGCCGCCAGTCTACTCTCTGCCCCCGTGGCGATGGCGTTGAACGAGTACGGAATCGAAGGCATGGGCGTGGTCTCGACCCGTGCCGACGAGGGCCGCGCCACGATCAGCGCCGATGGCCAGCGCATCGTTTTCGCCCGCCGCAGCGAAGCTGGCTGGGGTCTGTGGGAGGCGCGCGTGGTCGACGGCCGCTGGCAGCAGGCGCAGGCCTTGCCGGTAGGCGTGGCCGGTGAGGCCCGTGATCCCTACTTCAGCCGTGACGGCCGCTGGCTGCTGTTCGCCGCCGGCCGCGAGGGCAAGCTGGCGCTGTATCGGGCCGCGCTGGCCGCCGATGGCCAGCTGGGCAGCGCGCAGGCCCTGGGCGGCGATGGCGGGCGCCGGGAAGAGCGCGGACCGGCCCTGAGCGCGGATGGCCAGCGGCTGTTGTTTGCCCGCCAGCAGGGCGGTGGCGCCGGCTGGGACCTGTTCGTGGCAACGCTGGATGCCCAGGGACTGCGTGGCCCGGCCACCGCACTGAGCGCGTTGAACAGCGCCGACGACGAGACCGACGGCGACTGGCTGGGCAACGATGGCGCGGTGGTGTTCAGCCGCGGCAACGGCGCGACCGCACAGGTGTGGAGCAGCGGCTGCGCGTGGAGTGGCGCGGCCCTGCAACCGTTGGGACTGTCGTTCAACCAGACCGGCGGCTGGACCGGCGCGCCGGTGATCGACAACGCCAAGCCAGGCGAAATGATGGTGGCCAGCAGCGCGGCCAGGGCACCGCGTGCCGGTGGCGTGGACGTGTACCGGTTGGCGGTGCCGAAGGTGGCGGCGGTGGCCGGGTGCGTGCGGTAG
- the dinG gene encoding ATP-dependent DNA helicase DinG, translating to MTETVAAPRTLDDTLKDAIRKAYTTLQANTPGFSTRRSQSQMIGVVSRALSKSGGVGVVEAPTGVGKSLGYLTAGVPIALASKKKLVISTGTVALQSQLVERDIPNFLKATGLEATVALAKGRTRYLCTRNAAEAQGEGSQGGMFEDDAPLFDRPLAPIEMDIAKRLTDAFTSGSWDGDIDNAPETISPGLRSRITTPASGCAGRRCAYSAQCAVLRSRNTVRDAQIVVTNHALLLSALSIGDSDNGQPLIAPPSDMLLVLDEGHHIGNVAIDQGAASLALDEMAKRTGRLQILIAGAYRAVDKDRLGNLLPNEAIEVASNVAKQLRAFRDHIERVWMPAPADEEPMWRAANGRLPEAWREPIEALADDTRSLYNWAHAATAQVAKGKPDDAARERLQRNLGMALEMIEQQYNLWQAWRRKDKDGAPPMARWVTATRDGDLVLHGSPVSAAHVLRKLLWDEVDSVVMTSATLTGGGDFQSLAIDNGIPEEAEMVSLSSPFDLPNQAELIVPKFPVTPDDREGHPREVARYLDTELDWAKGSMVLFTSRWKMEKVAGLMSAARRKQVLVQGEMSKTRLIDEHLRRVAAGEGSVLFGLNSFGEGLDLPGEACTTVVITQVPFAVPTDPQTATLSEWFEGRGLNAFNLIAIPHALRTLTQFAGRLIRTSTDTGRVIILDSRLLTRRYGKRIIDALPPFKRVIG from the coding sequence GTGACCGAAACCGTCGCCGCTCCGCGCACCCTCGATGACACCTTGAAGGACGCGATCCGCAAGGCGTACACGACGCTGCAGGCCAATACCCCCGGCTTTTCCACCCGTCGCTCGCAGAGCCAGATGATCGGCGTGGTGTCGCGTGCGCTGTCGAAAAGCGGTGGCGTCGGCGTGGTCGAGGCGCCCACCGGCGTCGGCAAGAGCCTGGGCTACCTCACCGCAGGCGTGCCGATCGCATTGGCCAGCAAGAAGAAGCTGGTGATCAGCACCGGCACCGTGGCGCTGCAGTCGCAGCTGGTCGAGCGCGATATCCCGAATTTCCTGAAAGCCACCGGCCTGGAGGCGACCGTGGCGCTGGCCAAGGGCCGTACCCGCTACCTGTGCACGCGCAATGCCGCCGAGGCGCAGGGCGAGGGCTCGCAGGGTGGCATGTTCGAGGATGACGCGCCGCTGTTCGACCGGCCACTGGCGCCGATCGAGATGGACATCGCCAAGCGCCTGACCGACGCCTTCACCAGCGGCAGCTGGGATGGCGATATCGACAACGCACCGGAGACCATCAGCCCCGGCCTGCGCAGCCGCATCACCACGCCGGCTTCGGGCTGCGCCGGGCGCCGTTGTGCCTATTCGGCGCAGTGTGCGGTGCTGCGTTCGCGCAACACCGTGCGTGATGCGCAGATCGTGGTCACCAACCACGCGCTGCTGCTGTCGGCGCTGTCGATCGGCGACAGCGACAACGGCCAGCCGTTGATCGCGCCGCCCTCGGACATGCTGCTGGTGCTGGACGAAGGCCATCACATCGGCAACGTGGCGATCGACCAGGGCGCGGCCAGCCTGGCGCTGGACGAGATGGCCAAGCGTACCGGCCGCCTGCAGATCCTGATCGCTGGCGCCTACCGCGCGGTGGACAAGGATCGCCTTGGCAACCTGCTGCCGAACGAAGCGATCGAGGTGGCCAGCAACGTGGCCAAGCAGCTGCGCGCGTTCCGCGATCATATCGAGCGCGTGTGGATGCCGGCGCCGGCGGACGAAGAGCCGATGTGGCGCGCGGCCAATGGGCGACTGCCCGAGGCCTGGCGCGAGCCGATCGAGGCGTTGGCTGACGATACCCGCAGCCTCTACAACTGGGCGCACGCCGCCACCGCGCAGGTGGCCAAGGGCAAGCCGGACGATGCCGCGCGCGAGCGCCTGCAGCGCAACCTGGGCATGGCGCTGGAAATGATCGAGCAGCAGTACAACCTGTGGCAGGCCTGGCGTCGCAAAGACAAGGACGGTGCGCCGCCGATGGCGCGCTGGGTCACCGCCACCCGCGACGGCGACCTGGTGCTGCACGGCTCGCCGGTGTCGGCCGCGCACGTGCTGCGCAAGCTGCTGTGGGATGAAGTGGACTCGGTGGTGATGACCTCGGCGACGCTGACCGGCGGTGGCGACTTCCAGTCGCTGGCGATCGACAACGGCATTCCGGAAGAGGCCGAGATGGTCTCGTTGTCGTCACCGTTCGACCTGCCCAACCAGGCCGAACTGATCGTGCCGAAATTCCCGGTCACTCCAGACGACCGCGAGGGCCACCCGCGTGAAGTGGCGCGCTACCTCGACACCGAGCTGGACTGGGCCAAGGGCTCGATGGTGCTGTTCACCTCGCGCTGGAAGATGGAGAAGGTGGCCGGGCTGATGTCGGCCGCGCGCCGCAAGCAGGTGCTGGTGCAGGGCGAGATGTCCAAGACCCGCCTGATCGACGAGCATCTGCGGCGCGTGGCGGCGGGCGAGGGCTCGGTGCTGTTTGGGCTGAATTCGTTCGGCGAAGGCCTCGACCTGCCCGGTGAAGCCTGCACCACGGTGGTGATCACCCAGGTGCCGTTCGCGGTGCCGACTGATCCGCAGACCGCTACCCTCAGCGAATGGTTCGAGGGGCGTGGGCTGAATGCCTTCAATCTGATCGCCATTCCGCATGCGTTGCGCACGCTGACCCAGTTCGCAGGCCGCCTGATCCGCACTTCCACCGACACCGGCCGCGTGATCATCCTCGATTCGCGGCTGCTGACCCGCCGCTACGGCAAGCGCATCATCGACGCGCTGCCGCCGTTCAAGCGTGTGATCGGCTGA
- the ilvD gene encoding dihydroxy-acid dehydratase, giving the protein MPEYRSRTSTAGRNMAGARALWRATGMKDGDFHKPIIAIANSFTQFVPGHVHLKDLGQLVAREIEQVGGVAKEFNTIAVDDGIAMGHDGMLYSLPSREIIADAVEYMVNAHCADALVCISNCDKITPGMLMAALRLNIPVVFVSGGPMEAGKTKLSEHKLDLVDAMVVAADDSASDEKVAAFERSACPTCGSCSGMFTANSMNCLTEALGLSLPGNGTTLATHADREALFRRAGRLIVELCHRWYGGEDPSALPRGIATQAAFANAMTLDIAMGGSTNTILHLLAAAQEAEVDFDLTHIDALSRRVPQLCKVAPNTPKYHIEDVHRAGGVFGILGELDRAGLLETTVPTVHSASLAEALERWDVVRSDNDTLHTFFKAGPAGIPTQEAFSQATRWPTLDVDRAEGCIRSLQHAYSLEGGLAVLRGNLAIDGCVVKTAGVDESIHVFEGPARVYESQDAAVAGILADEVLPGEVVVIRYEGPKGGPGMQEMLYPTSYLKSKGLGKQCALLTDGRFSGGTSGLSIGHVSPEAASGGVIGLVEDGDRIRIDIPARRIDLLLDETTLAQRRSDADARGWKPRAPRPRKVTSALKAYALLATSADKGAVRNTALLGD; this is encoded by the coding sequence ATGCCCGAATACCGTTCCCGCACCTCCACCGCCGGCCGCAACATGGCCGGCGCCCGCGCCCTGTGGCGTGCCACCGGCATGAAGGATGGCGACTTCCACAAGCCGATCATCGCCATCGCCAACTCCTTCACCCAGTTCGTGCCCGGCCACGTGCACCTGAAGGACCTCGGCCAGCTGGTCGCGCGCGAGATCGAGCAGGTCGGCGGCGTCGCCAAGGAATTCAACACCATCGCCGTGGACGACGGCATCGCGATGGGCCACGACGGCATGCTGTATTCGCTGCCCAGCCGCGAGATCATCGCCGACGCCGTGGAGTACATGGTCAACGCGCACTGTGCCGACGCGCTGGTGTGCATCAGCAACTGCGACAAGATCACCCCCGGCATGCTGATGGCCGCGCTGCGCCTCAACATCCCGGTGGTGTTCGTCTCCGGCGGGCCGATGGAAGCGGGCAAGACCAAGCTGTCCGAGCACAAGCTGGATCTGGTCGATGCGATGGTGGTGGCCGCCGATGACAGCGCCTCCGACGAGAAGGTCGCGGCGTTCGAGCGCAGCGCCTGCCCCACCTGCGGCTCCTGCTCGGGCATGTTCACCGCCAACTCGATGAACTGCCTGACCGAAGCGCTGGGCCTGTCGCTGCCCGGCAACGGCACCACGTTGGCCACCCATGCCGACCGCGAGGCGCTGTTCCGCCGCGCCGGCCGCCTGATCGTCGAACTGTGCCACCGCTGGTATGGCGGCGAAGACCCCAGCGCGCTGCCGCGCGGCATCGCCACCCAGGCCGCATTTGCCAATGCGATGACCCTGGACATCGCCATGGGCGGCTCCACCAACACCATCCTGCACCTGCTGGCCGCAGCGCAGGAAGCGGAGGTCGACTTCGACCTGACCCACATCGACGCGCTGTCGCGGCGCGTGCCGCAGCTGTGCAAGGTGGCGCCGAACACACCGAAGTACCACATCGAAGACGTGCACCGCGCCGGCGGCGTGTTCGGCATCCTCGGTGAACTGGACCGCGCCGGCCTGCTCGAAACCACGGTACCCACCGTGCACAGCGCCAGCCTGGCCGAAGCGCTGGAACGCTGGGATGTGGTGCGCAGTGACAACGACACCCTGCACACCTTCTTCAAGGCCGGTCCTGCCGGCATTCCCACCCAGGAAGCCTTCAGCCAGGCCACGCGCTGGCCGACGCTGGACGTCGACCGCGCCGAGGGCTGCATCCGCTCGCTGCAGCATGCATATTCGCTGGAAGGCGGGCTGGCCGTGCTGCGCGGCAATCTGGCCATCGATGGCTGCGTGGTGAAGACCGCCGGCGTGGACGAATCGATCCACGTGTTCGAAGGTCCCGCGCGTGTCTATGAAAGCCAGGACGCCGCCGTTGCCGGCATCCTCGCCGACGAGGTGCTGCCGGGCGAGGTGGTGGTGATCCGCTACGAAGGCCCGAAGGGCGGCCCCGGCATGCAGGAAATGCTCTACCCGACCAGCTACCTGAAGTCGAAGGGGCTGGGCAAGCAGTGTGCGCTACTGACCGACGGCCGCTTCTCCGGCGGCACCTCCGGCCTGTCGATCGGCCATGTCTCGCCGGAAGCCGCCAGCGGGGGTGTCATCGGCCTGGTGGAAGATGGCGACCGCATCCGCATCGACATTCCGGCCCGCCGAATCGACCTGCTGCTGGATGAGACCACGCTGGCCCAGCGCCGCAGCGACGCCGATGCGCGTGGTTGGAAGCCGCGCGCGCCGCGCCCACGCAAGGTCACCAGCGCGCTGAAGGCCTACGCCCTGCTGGCCACCAGCGCCGACAAGGGCGCCGTACGCAACACCGCGCTTCTGGGCGATTGA
- the hemB gene encoding porphobilinogen synthase produces the protein MSHPLYRPRRMRHDEFSRRLMRENTLTTDDLIYPVFVHELAGRTAVPSMPGVERLSIEELLKVAEEALELGIPVIDLFPVIDPSLKSLDASAAWAEDGLAQRAIRALKSRFPELGVMTDVALDPYTTHGQDGIIDDKGYVLNDITVEALVKQSVSHAEAGVDIVSPSDMMDGRIGAIRRALDADNHVNVRIMAYSAKYASAFYGPFRDAVGSAASLGKADKKTYQMDPANGDEALREIALDLEEGADMVMVKPGMPYLDLVRRVKEKFGVPTFAYQVSGEYAMMKAAFANGWLDERACVLESLLGFKRAGADGVLTYFAPQVARWLRER, from the coding sequence ATGTCCCATCCGCTGTACCGCCCGCGCCGCATGCGCCACGACGAGTTCTCGCGCCGCCTGATGCGCGAGAACACGCTGACCACCGACGACCTGATCTACCCGGTGTTCGTGCACGAACTGGCCGGCCGCACCGCAGTGCCGTCGATGCCGGGCGTGGAGCGGCTGTCGATCGAAGAACTGCTGAAGGTGGCCGAAGAGGCGCTGGAGCTGGGCATTCCGGTGATCGACCTGTTCCCGGTGATCGACCCGTCGCTGAAATCGCTGGATGCATCGGCGGCGTGGGCCGAGGACGGCCTGGCGCAACGCGCGATCCGCGCGCTGAAGTCGCGCTTCCCGGAACTGGGGGTGATGACCGACGTCGCGCTGGACCCGTACACCACCCACGGCCAGGACGGCATCATCGATGACAAGGGCTATGTGCTGAACGACATCACCGTCGAAGCGCTGGTCAAGCAGTCGGTGTCGCATGCCGAAGCCGGCGTCGACATCGTTTCGCCGTCGGACATGATGGATGGCCGCATCGGCGCGATCCGCCGTGCGCTGGATGCCGACAACCACGTCAACGTGCGCATCATGGCTTACTCGGCCAAGTACGCCTCGGCGTTCTACGGTCCGTTCCGTGATGCGGTGGGCAGCGCGGCCAGCCTCGGCAAGGCCGACAAGAAGACCTACCAGATGGACCCGGCCAACGGCGACGAGGCCCTGCGCGAGATCGCGCTGGACCTGGAAGAAGGCGCCGACATGGTGATGGTCAAGCCGGGCATGCCGTACCTGGACCTGGTGCGCCGGGTGAAGGAAAAATTCGGTGTGCCGACCTTCGCCTATCAGGTCAGTGGCGAGTACGCGATGATGAAGGCCGCCTTCGCCAACGGCTGGCTGGACGAGCGCGCCTGCGTGCTGGAGTCGCTGCTGGGCTTCAAGCGGGCCGGTGCCGATGGCGTGCTGACCTACTTCGCGCCGCAGGTGGCGCGATGGCTGCGCGAGCGCTGA